In Euzebya sp., one DNA window encodes the following:
- a CDS encoding murein hydrolase activator EnvC, with protein MDVLPHLRRASLRALSALALAAAVLLTAAVAPVDAQSEADLDAVQDRIEEAEAEVQRLGGELEVSLEQLDAILAEQQARQAALTALNDELAAAEAELADRERTLAATTAQLESTAERLELTRGELDAARGEYEARVRQSYISARPGQSLPVLSAGDAADFAQATTYMEAIVSRDRVVYEEIDVLQARIAAAEEEFGRLRARQDDQRVAAAEERDRVARLVADQQELLAEVTAQAEDKRRVLAALEADRESAEALVSDLEAESAQIERELAAAAEQARRAAAEEATSETVGRGQSSEASASSPDPSGSGDATAADPDAGSTGGGGGFIIPVGGRISSEFGYRTHPISGTTRLHAGMDIAAAGGTPIGAAGAGTVIFAGWRGGYGNAVIIDHGRGVATLYAHQSRLGSTVGQQVSQGQTIGYVGTTGYSTGNHLHWEVRVNGSPVNPRGHM; from the coding sequence ATGGATGTGCTTCCCCACCTGCGCCGCGCCTCCCTGCGCGCTTTGTCGGCCCTCGCACTGGCTGCAGCCGTGCTCCTCACTGCGGCGGTGGCGCCGGTCGATGCCCAGTCTGAGGCGGACCTCGATGCGGTCCAGGACCGCATAGAGGAGGCTGAAGCAGAGGTGCAGCGCCTTGGTGGTGAGCTCGAGGTCTCCCTGGAGCAGCTCGATGCGATCCTCGCGGAGCAACAGGCCCGCCAGGCCGCGTTGACGGCCCTCAACGATGAGCTTGCCGCTGCCGAGGCCGAACTGGCCGATCGCGAGCGGACCCTGGCCGCAACCACCGCACAGCTGGAATCCACGGCCGAACGGCTGGAGCTGACCCGTGGAGAACTTGATGCCGCCCGAGGCGAGTACGAGGCCCGCGTGCGGCAGTCCTACATCAGCGCTCGGCCGGGTCAGTCGCTCCCCGTCCTCAGTGCAGGAGACGCCGCTGACTTCGCCCAGGCGACCACGTACATGGAAGCGATCGTCAGCCGCGACCGAGTCGTCTATGAGGAGATCGATGTCCTCCAGGCGCGGATCGCCGCAGCGGAGGAGGAGTTCGGGCGTCTCCGTGCACGGCAAGACGACCAGCGCGTGGCCGCGGCGGAGGAACGTGACCGGGTGGCACGACTCGTCGCCGATCAGCAAGAACTGCTGGCCGAGGTGACCGCGCAAGCCGAGGACAAGCGGAGGGTTCTCGCGGCTCTTGAGGCTGACCGTGAATCTGCTGAGGCGCTGGTCTCTGACCTCGAGGCCGAATCGGCGCAGATCGAGCGGGAGCTGGCGGCCGCCGCCGAGCAAGCCCGTCGGGCTGCAGCCGAGGAGGCCACGTCCGAAACCGTTGGTCGTGGTCAGTCCTCAGAGGCGAGCGCCTCCTCGCCAGACCCTTCGGGATCTGGGGACGCCACAGCAGCAGACCCGGACGCCGGTTCGACCGGTGGAGGGGGTGGGTTCATAATCCCAGTCGGCGGTCGGATCTCCTCGGAGTTCGGCTACCGCACCCATCCCATATCAGGGACCACGCGTCTGCACGCGGGAATGGACATCGCCGCGGCCGGGGGGACGCCCATCGGTGCGGCCGGTGCCGGAACGGTGATCTTCGCCGGCTGGCGAGGCGGCTACGGGAACGCGGTCATCATCGACCACGGGCGAGGCGTCGCCACCCTCTACGCCCACCAATCACGCCTGGGATCCACCGTCGGCCAGCAGGTGTCCCAAGGCCAGACCATCGGCTACGTGGGGACGACGGGGTACTCAACCGGCAACCACCTCCACTGGGAGGTTCGAGTGAACGGCAGCCCGGTCAACCCGCGCGGCCACATGTAG
- a CDS encoding DUF305 domain-containing protein, whose product MVSVVVVALLVGAAVATVVVGRTTPGDRSPEAGFARDMSAHHAQAVEMAGIILGAAPSQEIGILAEDIMLSQQAQIGQMQAWLDLWMLPAAGSEAPMTWMGMAGMPMAGMGSQSELRELAQASGVEAERRFLQLMIAHHRGGVGMAEAVLSRSDHQVVRELASAIITSQASEIAQMEQLLDRR is encoded by the coding sequence ATGGTCAGTGTGGTCGTGGTCGCATTGTTGGTCGGTGCGGCTGTGGCAACGGTGGTGGTCGGACGGACCACTCCCGGGGACCGTTCGCCTGAGGCCGGGTTCGCCCGAGACATGTCGGCCCACCACGCCCAAGCGGTCGAGATGGCGGGCATCATCCTCGGAGCGGCCCCGAGCCAGGAGATCGGCATCCTGGCGGAGGACATCATGCTGTCCCAGCAGGCGCAGATCGGGCAGATGCAGGCGTGGTTGGACCTGTGGATGCTGCCGGCTGCCGGCAGTGAGGCGCCGATGACATGGATGGGCATGGCTGGCATGCCCATGGCTGGCATGGGGAGCCAGTCGGAGCTCCGGGAGTTGGCACAAGCGTCCGGGGTGGAGGCGGAACGGCGCTTCCTCCAGCTCATGATCGCCCACCACCGTGGCGGGGTCGGCATGGCTGAGGCGGTGTTGTCGCGCAGCGATCATCAAGTGGTTCGTGAGCTCGCCTCGGCGATCATCACCAGCCAGGCCAGTGAGATCGCACAGATGGAACAACTGCTCGACCGCCGGTGA